From the genome of Chelonia mydas isolate rCheMyd1 chromosome 2, rCheMyd1.pri.v2, whole genome shotgun sequence, one region includes:
- the CHMP4C gene encoding charged multivesicular body protein 4c — MSKLGKLFKGGGPGRPKGRAGPTPQEALARLRETEEMLAKKQEYLETRIERELAAAKQHGTRNKRAALQALKRKKRYEKQLSQIDGTLSTIEFQREALENSHTNTEVFKNMGYAAQAMKKVHENMDLDKIDSLMDDITEQQAVAQEISEAISNRVGFGDEFDEDELMAELEELEQEELNKKMTDVRLPSVPSTSLPSRPASSRKRVEDEDDMKQLAAWAS, encoded by the exons ATGAGTAAGCTCGGCAAGCTGTTCAAGGGAGGCGGCCCCGGGCGCCCCAAGGGGCGCGCGGGCCCCACGCCCCAGGAGGCCTTAGCCCGGCTGCGGGAGACCGAGGAGATGCTCGCCAAGAAGCAGGAGTACCTGGAGACCAGGATCGAGAGGGAGCTGGCCGCGGCCAAGCAGCACGGCACCAGGAACAAGCGGG CTGCATTACAAGCCCTGAAGAGAAAAAAGAGGTACGAGAAACAGTTGAGCCAAATTGATGGGACGCTCTCCACCATCGAGTTCCAGCGGGAAGCGTTGGAAAATTCCCACACCAACACAGAAGTGTTCAAGAATATGGGCTATGCTGCACAAGCAATGAAAAAAGTGCATGAAAATAT GGACCTAGACAAAATTGATTCTTTGATGGATGATATCACTGAACAGCAAGCGGTTGCCCAGGAGATCTCAGAAGCTATTTCAAACCGAGTTGGGTTTGGTGATGAGTTTGATGAG GATGAGTTGATGGCAGAATTGGAGGAATTGGAGCAAGAAGAACTGAATAAGAAAATGACCGATGTCAGATTGCCAAGTGTCCCATCCACATCGCTGCCTTCCCGCCCTG CATCCTCCAGGAAGAGAGTGGAAGATGAAGATGATATGAAGCAGCTGGCGGCTTGGGCTTCGTAA
- the ZFAND1 gene encoding AN1-type zinc finger protein 1 isoform X4, whose product MAELAVGQHCGVEHCGQLDFLPFVCDGCSGVFCLQHRSRDSHGCSEVNIRSESMKSDEHRSYPCTYKGCNGKELLPVLCPYCKKQFCLRHRHQSDHECEKLDTPKPRMAATQKLVKDIIDSKKEEAVRSKRRKGAKNSETAAKVALIKLKMHACGDKSLPQTERIYFQVFLPKGSKEKSKPMFFCSKWSIGKVVDFAACLADLKNDNKSTAKKLRLCHTASGEALPLDHTLATWLSNQDCPLYNGGNIILEYLDNEDQFIENTNSYLE is encoded by the exons ATGGCGGAGCTGGCGGTCGGGCAGCACTGCGGGGTGGAGCACTGCGGCCAGCTGG ATTTTCTGCCCTTTGTATGTGATGGCTGTTCAGGAGTTTTTTG CCTTCAACATAGAAGCCGGGATTCTCATGGCTGTTCTGAG GTGAATATAAGAAGCGAGAGCATGAAATCGGACGAACACCGATCTTACCCATGCACGTATAAGGGCTGCAATGGAAAAGAGCTTTTACCAGTTTTATGCCCCTACTGCAAGAAACAGTTTTGCTTAAG ACACCGTCATCAGTCAGACCATGAGTGTGAGAAACTGGATACCCCTAAACCTCGCATGGCTGCTACCCAGAAGCTAGTTAAAGATATTATAG ATTCTAAAAAGGAGGAGGCAGTAAGAAGCAAAAGACGGAAAGGAGCAAAAAACAGTGAAACAGCGGCAAAGGTGGCactaataaaactgaaaatgcaTGCGTGTGGGGATAAGTCCTTGCCACAG ACAGAAAGAATTTACTTTCAAGTGTTTTTACCTAAGGGAAGCAAGGAGAAGAGCAAACCCATGTTCTTTTGCAGTAAGTGGAGTATTGGCAAAGTAGTAGATTTTGCAGCTTGCTTAGCAGACCTTAAAAATGACAACAAGTCAACAGCCAAG AAATTAAGGCTATGTCATACTGCATCTGGAGAAGCTTTGCCATTGGACCACACATTGGCTACTTGGCTATCCAATCAAGATTGTCCATTATATAATGGTGGAAACATTATTCTGGAATACCTTGATAATGAAGATCAGTTTATAGAAAATACAAATTCATATTTAGAGTAG
- the ZFAND1 gene encoding AN1-type zinc finger protein 1 isoform X2, producing the protein MAELAVGQHCGVEHCGQLDFLPFVCDGCSGVFCLQHRSRDSHGCSEVNIRSESMKSDEHRSYPCTYKGCNGKELLPVLCPYCKKQFCLRHRHQSDHECEKLDTPKPRMAATQKLVKDIIDSKKEEAVRSKRRKGAKNSETAAKVALIKLKMHACGDKSLPQWHLAKANLSIMSIEHKIEVDETRETSMKGKQTRKKQTERIYFQVFLPKGSKEKSKPMFFCSKWSIGKVVDFAACLADLKNDNKSTAKKLRLCHTASGEALPLDHTLATWLSNQDCPLYNGGNIILEYLDNEDQFIENTNSYLE; encoded by the exons ATGGCGGAGCTGGCGGTCGGGCAGCACTGCGGGGTGGAGCACTGCGGCCAGCTGG ATTTTCTGCCCTTTGTATGTGATGGCTGTTCAGGAGTTTTTTG CCTTCAACATAGAAGCCGGGATTCTCATGGCTGTTCTGAG GTGAATATAAGAAGCGAGAGCATGAAATCGGACGAACACCGATCTTACCCATGCACGTATAAGGGCTGCAATGGAAAAGAGCTTTTACCAGTTTTATGCCCCTACTGCAAGAAACAGTTTTGCTTAAG ACACCGTCATCAGTCAGACCATGAGTGTGAGAAACTGGATACCCCTAAACCTCGCATGGCTGCTACCCAGAAGCTAGTTAAAGATATTATAG ATTCTAAAAAGGAGGAGGCAGTAAGAAGCAAAAGACGGAAAGGAGCAAAAAACAGTGAAACAGCGGCAAAGGTGGCactaataaaactgaaaatgcaTGCGTGTGGGGATAAGTCCTTGCCACAG TGGCACCTGGCGAAGGCGAACCTATCTATTATGTCTATAGAACATAAAATAGAAGTTGATGAAACCAGGGAAACAAGTATGAAGGGgaaacaaaccagaaaaaaacag ACAGAAAGAATTTACTTTCAAGTGTTTTTACCTAAGGGAAGCAAGGAGAAGAGCAAACCCATGTTCTTTTGCAGTAAGTGGAGTATTGGCAAAGTAGTAGATTTTGCAGCTTGCTTAGCAGACCTTAAAAATGACAACAAGTCAACAGCCAAG AAATTAAGGCTATGTCATACTGCATCTGGAGAAGCTTTGCCATTGGACCACACATTGGCTACTTGGCTATCCAATCAAGATTGTCCATTATATAATGGTGGAAACATTATTCTGGAATACCTTGATAATGAAGATCAGTTTATAGAAAATACAAATTCATATTTAGAGTAG
- the ZFAND1 gene encoding AN1-type zinc finger protein 1 isoform X3 yields MCSASTIGADVVQWWCKTGRFSEKCLFRNSHKDSRSCEERFSLVKDFLPFVCDGCSGVFCLQHRSRDSHGCSEVNIRSESMKSDEHRSYPCTYKGCNGKELLPVLCPYCKKQFCLRHRHQSDHECEKLDTPKPRMAATQKLVKDIIDSKKEEAVRSKRRKGAKNSETAAKVALIKLKMHACGDKSLPQTERIYFQVFLPKGSKEKSKPMFFCSKWSIGKVVDFAACLADLKNDNKSTAKKLRLCHTASGEALPLDHTLATWLSNQDCPLYNGGNIILEYLDNEDQFIENTNSYLE; encoded by the exons atgtgcag TGCTAGCACCATTGGAGCTGATGTGGTGCAGTGGTGGTGCAAAACTGGGAGATTTTCTGAAAAATGCTTGTTCAGGAACAGCCATAAAGACAGCAGAAGCTGTGAAGAGAGGTTCAGTCTTGTTAAAG ATTTTCTGCCCTTTGTATGTGATGGCTGTTCAGGAGTTTTTTG CCTTCAACATAGAAGCCGGGATTCTCATGGCTGTTCTGAG GTGAATATAAGAAGCGAGAGCATGAAATCGGACGAACACCGATCTTACCCATGCACGTATAAGGGCTGCAATGGAAAAGAGCTTTTACCAGTTTTATGCCCCTACTGCAAGAAACAGTTTTGCTTAAG ACACCGTCATCAGTCAGACCATGAGTGTGAGAAACTGGATACCCCTAAACCTCGCATGGCTGCTACCCAGAAGCTAGTTAAAGATATTATAG ATTCTAAAAAGGAGGAGGCAGTAAGAAGCAAAAGACGGAAAGGAGCAAAAAACAGTGAAACAGCGGCAAAGGTGGCactaataaaactgaaaatgcaTGCGTGTGGGGATAAGTCCTTGCCACAG ACAGAAAGAATTTACTTTCAAGTGTTTTTACCTAAGGGAAGCAAGGAGAAGAGCAAACCCATGTTCTTTTGCAGTAAGTGGAGTATTGGCAAAGTAGTAGATTTTGCAGCTTGCTTAGCAGACCTTAAAAATGACAACAAGTCAACAGCCAAG AAATTAAGGCTATGTCATACTGCATCTGGAGAAGCTTTGCCATTGGACCACACATTGGCTACTTGGCTATCCAATCAAGATTGTCCATTATATAATGGTGGAAACATTATTCTGGAATACCTTGATAATGAAGATCAGTTTATAGAAAATACAAATTCATATTTAGAGTAG
- the ZFAND1 gene encoding AN1-type zinc finger protein 1 isoform X1, with amino-acid sequence MCSASTIGADVVQWWCKTGRFSEKCLFRNSHKDSRSCEERFSLVKDFLPFVCDGCSGVFCLQHRSRDSHGCSEVNIRSESMKSDEHRSYPCTYKGCNGKELLPVLCPYCKKQFCLRHRHQSDHECEKLDTPKPRMAATQKLVKDIIDSKKEEAVRSKRRKGAKNSETAAKVALIKLKMHACGDKSLPQWHLAKANLSIMSIEHKIEVDETRETSMKGKQTRKKQTERIYFQVFLPKGSKEKSKPMFFCSKWSIGKVVDFAACLADLKNDNKSTAKKLRLCHTASGEALPLDHTLATWLSNQDCPLYNGGNIILEYLDNEDQFIENTNSYLE; translated from the exons atgtgcag TGCTAGCACCATTGGAGCTGATGTGGTGCAGTGGTGGTGCAAAACTGGGAGATTTTCTGAAAAATGCTTGTTCAGGAACAGCCATAAAGACAGCAGAAGCTGTGAAGAGAGGTTCAGTCTTGTTAAAG ATTTTCTGCCCTTTGTATGTGATGGCTGTTCAGGAGTTTTTTG CCTTCAACATAGAAGCCGGGATTCTCATGGCTGTTCTGAG GTGAATATAAGAAGCGAGAGCATGAAATCGGACGAACACCGATCTTACCCATGCACGTATAAGGGCTGCAATGGAAAAGAGCTTTTACCAGTTTTATGCCCCTACTGCAAGAAACAGTTTTGCTTAAG ACACCGTCATCAGTCAGACCATGAGTGTGAGAAACTGGATACCCCTAAACCTCGCATGGCTGCTACCCAGAAGCTAGTTAAAGATATTATAG ATTCTAAAAAGGAGGAGGCAGTAAGAAGCAAAAGACGGAAAGGAGCAAAAAACAGTGAAACAGCGGCAAAGGTGGCactaataaaactgaaaatgcaTGCGTGTGGGGATAAGTCCTTGCCACAG TGGCACCTGGCGAAGGCGAACCTATCTATTATGTCTATAGAACATAAAATAGAAGTTGATGAAACCAGGGAAACAAGTATGAAGGGgaaacaaaccagaaaaaaacag ACAGAAAGAATTTACTTTCAAGTGTTTTTACCTAAGGGAAGCAAGGAGAAGAGCAAACCCATGTTCTTTTGCAGTAAGTGGAGTATTGGCAAAGTAGTAGATTTTGCAGCTTGCTTAGCAGACCTTAAAAATGACAACAAGTCAACAGCCAAG AAATTAAGGCTATGTCATACTGCATCTGGAGAAGCTTTGCCATTGGACCACACATTGGCTACTTGGCTATCCAATCAAGATTGTCCATTATATAATGGTGGAAACATTATTCTGGAATACCTTGATAATGAAGATCAGTTTATAGAAAATACAAATTCATATTTAGAGTAG
- the ZFAND1 gene encoding AN1-type zinc finger protein 1 isoform X5: protein MKSDEHRSYPCTYKGCNGKELLPVLCPYCKKQFCLRHRHQSDHECEKLDTPKPRMAATQKLVKDIIDSKKEEAVRSKRRKGAKNSETAAKVALIKLKMHACGDKSLPQWHLAKANLSIMSIEHKIEVDETRETSMKGKQTRKKQTERIYFQVFLPKGSKEKSKPMFFCSKWSIGKVVDFAACLADLKNDNKSTAKKLRLCHTASGEALPLDHTLATWLSNQDCPLYNGGNIILEYLDNEDQFIENTNSYLE, encoded by the exons ATGAAATCGGACGAACACCGATCTTACCCATGCACGTATAAGGGCTGCAATGGAAAAGAGCTTTTACCAGTTTTATGCCCCTACTGCAAGAAACAGTTTTGCTTAAG ACACCGTCATCAGTCAGACCATGAGTGTGAGAAACTGGATACCCCTAAACCTCGCATGGCTGCTACCCAGAAGCTAGTTAAAGATATTATAG ATTCTAAAAAGGAGGAGGCAGTAAGAAGCAAAAGACGGAAAGGAGCAAAAAACAGTGAAACAGCGGCAAAGGTGGCactaataaaactgaaaatgcaTGCGTGTGGGGATAAGTCCTTGCCACAG TGGCACCTGGCGAAGGCGAACCTATCTATTATGTCTATAGAACATAAAATAGAAGTTGATGAAACCAGGGAAACAAGTATGAAGGGgaaacaaaccagaaaaaaacag ACAGAAAGAATTTACTTTCAAGTGTTTTTACCTAAGGGAAGCAAGGAGAAGAGCAAACCCATGTTCTTTTGCAGTAAGTGGAGTATTGGCAAAGTAGTAGATTTTGCAGCTTGCTTAGCAGACCTTAAAAATGACAACAAGTCAACAGCCAAG AAATTAAGGCTATGTCATACTGCATCTGGAGAAGCTTTGCCATTGGACCACACATTGGCTACTTGGCTATCCAATCAAGATTGTCCATTATATAATGGTGGAAACATTATTCTGGAATACCTTGATAATGAAGATCAGTTTATAGAAAATACAAATTCATATTTAGAGTAG